The following are encoded in a window of Pseudalgibacter alginicilyticus genomic DNA:
- a CDS encoding lysophospholipid acyltransferase family protein — protein sequence MMKLLSYPLSVIYFICFGITLLVFHGIQWFCFNTFGYKAHKKSVDCMNFFLMRCLNILGTRFSYNNPHHIPSNLPIIFVCNHQSMTDISPISWYMRKYHPKFISKIELGKGIPSVSYNLTHGGSVLIDRKNPRQSIPALIKFGEYIETSKHAAVIFPEGTRSKDGTPKPFQTKGLDILLKKIPSAIVVPLTINNSWKTQKYGKFPLGLGAHIILTVHKPLKIDTFVNSEELINSVETTIKKQITHKN from the coding sequence ATGATGAAACTTTTATCGTATCCTTTATCGGTTATTTATTTTATATGCTTTGGTATTACGCTTTTAGTGTTTCACGGTATACAATGGTTTTGTTTTAATACCTTTGGTTATAAAGCACATAAGAAAAGTGTAGATTGCATGAATTTTTTTCTAATGCGTTGCTTAAATATTTTAGGCACTCGTTTTTCTTATAACAATCCACATCATATTCCAAGCAATCTACCTATTATATTTGTTTGCAACCATCAAAGCATGACTGATATTTCTCCTATTTCATGGTATATGCGAAAATATCATCCTAAATTTATTAGTAAAATTGAATTAGGAAAAGGTATTCCTAGTGTTTCTTATAATTTAACTCATGGTGGTTCTGTACTGATTGACAGGAAAAATCCTCGTCAGTCTATTCCTGCTTTGATTAAATTTGGAGAATATATAGAAACATCAAAACATGCTGCTGTTATTTTTCCAGAAGGCACAAGAAGTAAAGACGGAACCCCTAAACCATTCCAAACAAAAGGATTAGATATTTTATTAAAAAAAATACCATCAGCTATTGTGGTGCCATTAACTATAAATAACTCTTGGAAAACACAAAAATATGGTAAATTTCCATTGGGATTAGGGGCACATATTATATTAACTGTACACAAACCATTAAAAATAGATACCTTTGTAAATTCAGAGGAACTTATAAATAGTGTTGAAACTACTATAAAAAAACAAATAACACATAAAAACTAA
- a CDS encoding acyl-ACP desaturase, whose protein sequence is MSLKNVRFEVMKFLEKDVDTLIQKYLIEPEKIWQPTDFLPNSEGDDFFNEVEEIRELSKELPYDFWVVLVGDMITEEALPTYESWLMDVEGVDQVHGQNGWSKWVRQWTAEENRHGDVLNKYLYLSGRVNMREIEVTTQHLISDGFDIGTDRDPYKNFVYTSFQELATYISHNRVAKIAKKAGNKQLGKMCQIISGDEMRHHHAYADFVERIFKVDPSQMMMAFHYMMKQKITMPAHFLRESGGKTSTAFEEFSNTAQRIGVYTSKDYVDILQKLINRWEIDKITNLTDEAEKARDYLMKLPDRMYRLSERMKIPENSFQFKWVTPAIAK, encoded by the coding sequence ATGTCTTTAAAGAATGTGAGATTTGAGGTCATGAAGTTTTTGGAAAAAGACGTAGATACTTTAATTCAAAAATATTTAATTGAACCTGAAAAAATATGGCAACCTACAGATTTTTTACCAAATTCTGAAGGGGATGATTTTTTTAATGAAGTTGAAGAAATTAGAGAGCTCTCAAAAGAATTACCTTATGATTTTTGGGTTGTTTTGGTAGGTGATATGATTACGGAAGAAGCTCTTCCAACTTATGAATCATGGTTAATGGATGTTGAAGGTGTAGATCAAGTACATGGTCAAAATGGCTGGTCAAAATGGGTTCGCCAATGGACTGCTGAAGAAAACAGACATGGTGATGTACTCAATAAATACCTTTACCTTTCTGGTCGGGTTAATATGCGTGAAATTGAAGTTACAACACAGCATTTAATTTCTGATGGTTTTGATATTGGTACCGATAGAGATCCTTACAAAAACTTTGTTTATACAAGTTTTCAGGAATTAGCAACTTACATTTCACATAATCGAGTAGCAAAAATTGCAAAAAAGGCTGGAAATAAACAATTAGGTAAAATGTGCCAAATTATTTCTGGTGATGAAATGAGACACCACCATGCATATGCAGATTTTGTTGAACGTATTTTTAAGGTAGACCCCAGTCAAATGATGATGGCTTTTCATTATATGATGAAACAAAAAATTACCATGCCTGCACATTTTTTAAGAGAATCGGGTGGCAAAACCAGTACTGCATTTGAAGAATTTTCAAATACAGCACAACGTATTGGAGTTTATACTTCTAAAGATTATGTTGATATTTTACAAAAATTAATAAACCGCTGGGAAATTGACAAAATCACAAATCTTACTGATGAAGCCGAAAAAGCAAGAGATTATTTGATGAAACTACCCGATAGAATGTACAGGTTGTCAGAACGTATGAAAATACCAGAAAATTCTTTTCAATTTAAATGGGTAACTCCAGCCATAGCAAAATAG
- a CDS encoding HD domain-containing protein codes for MTQKEIINKTIEFVKTSLSNAEGGHDWFHTYRVYKNALLISKNEKADTFIVSLGALLHDIADSKFHNGNETIGPKIASTFLLDLNVNKTVINHVVKIIENISFKGGNEIQKFSSIELDIIQDADRLDAIGAVGIARTFNYGGFKNRALYNPEIKPKLNMTKAEYKASTAPTINHFYEKLLLLKNKMNTKTGKDIAEERHTFMETFLNQFYKEWNGN; via the coding sequence ATGACACAAAAAGAAATCATCAATAAAACCATTGAATTTGTAAAAACATCCCTTAGTAATGCTGAGGGCGGTCATGACTGGTTTCACACATACCGTGTTTACAAAAATGCTTTATTGATTTCAAAAAATGAAAAAGCCGATACTTTTATAGTATCATTAGGCGCTTTACTTCATGATATTGCTGATAGTAAATTCCATAATGGGAATGAAACCATTGGACCTAAAATAGCAAGTACATTTTTACTTGATTTAAATGTTAATAAAACAGTAATTAATCATGTAGTAAAAATTATTGAAAATATTTCCTTTAAAGGTGGCAATGAAATTCAAAAATTCTCATCTATTGAATTAGATATAATCCAAGATGCAGATAGATTAGATGCCATTGGAGCTGTTGGTATTGCTCGGACATTTAACTACGGAGGCTTTAAAAATAGAGCATTATACAATCCGGAAATTAAACCAAAACTTAACATGACTAAAGCAGAATACAAAGCGTCAACGGCACCTACAATTAATCATTTTTATGAAAAACTACTGCTTTTAAAAAATAAAATGAATACTAAAACTGGTAAAGATATTGCTGAAGAACGTCATACGTTTATGGAAACGTTCTTAAATCAGTTTTATAAAGAATGGAACGGTAATTAA
- a CDS encoding AraC family transcriptional regulator has translation MINKKPTLKKLSPSFGSSIMVKQHVDKVDRNAAYWHFHPELELIYINKGQGKTHIGNHLSYFNNSQLILIGSNLPHNGFTDRLTANGTETTVQFKSDFLGDSFASIPEMATVMSLFDRAKKGIRFKMETKAVIGPKIDSLMEYTGLERVIKFLEIINYLASTDDYSLLNADGFAFETEAQDSSKIDVIFKYVNKNFQNHIALDEIADEVSMTVPAFCRYFKKATGKTFTQLVNEYRVVHATKLLNESQMSIADICFECGFNNFSHFNKQFNEITGKSASNYRKEIKLIIQ, from the coding sequence ATGATAAATAAGAAACCCACTTTAAAAAAACTAAGCCCGAGTTTTGGAAGTTCTATAATGGTGAAACAGCATGTGGATAAGGTAGATAGAAATGCTGCCTATTGGCATTTTCATCCAGAATTGGAACTTATATACATTAATAAAGGGCAAGGAAAAACACATATTGGAAATCATCTTTCATATTTTAATAATAGTCAACTTATATTAATAGGTTCTAATTTACCTCATAATGGCTTTACAGATAGACTAACAGCCAATGGAACTGAAACAACGGTGCAATTTAAATCTGATTTTTTAGGAGATAGTTTTGCAAGTATTCCTGAAATGGCTACAGTCATGTCATTATTTGACCGCGCTAAAAAAGGAATTCGTTTTAAAATGGAAACAAAAGCTGTGATAGGTCCTAAGATTGACAGCTTGATGGAATATACAGGTTTAGAACGTGTTATCAAGTTTTTGGAAATAATAAATTATTTAGCATCCACAGATGATTATAGTTTGCTAAATGCTGATGGTTTTGCTTTTGAAACCGAGGCTCAGGATAGCAGTAAAATAGATGTCATTTTTAAATACGTAAATAAAAACTTTCAAAACCACATTGCTTTAGATGAAATTGCAGATGAAGTAAGTATGACAGTTCCTGCTTTTTGTAGATATTTTAAAAAAGCTACGGGAAAAACATTTACACAGCTTGTTAATGAATATAGAGTTGTACATGCCACTAAATTATTAAATGAAAGTCAAATGAGTATTGCAGATATCTGTTTTGAGTGTGGATTTAATAATTTTTCTCATTTCAATAAACAGTTTAATGAAATTACTGGAAAGAGTGCTTCTAACTACAGAAAGGAAATAAAGTTAATTATTCAATAA
- a CDS encoding TonB-dependent receptor plug domain-containing protein, with protein sequence MKAPLIVSLLLITIVNAQNKPVAKDSLGGTLDEIIIIAAKKKKIETDMKMAISVDEFLAASENISFIKRGAYAWEPLLNNMSTERSIMTIDGMHIFGACTDKMDPITSYVESNNLSEIVIKSGQEGSLHGATLAGSIDLKRKSTAFGLSKKWNGAYQTGFEFNNSQIFNLGNLSYSSSKFVADGSISYRKAENYSDGNNNKINHSQYNKFNTSFGIAFKTSYLSSVRVDAIFDKATDVGYPALPMDLSLSRALITSAAYKQFFENGLVRVWDTKLYFNAVEHYMDDTTRPENLVHMDMPGWSTTYGLLSKVNLKKENYASEIQLNIYDNLSIAEMRMYPQDRSERTMFAYSWPWVTTRYAGLSISNSWDMSKISQLNFGGTVGLNYNYSKYAEFNWIFHPGSPQEKTRFLPNLHANYQLKTRGFNFSFGGGYGHRAPSVSEGYGYYIYNSFDRYDYVGNPNLKNEISYETNASAGFKNKKVNIQAKVNYFYIQNYIIGRILSAGSPMNYQSVGVKGYTSLDSATLFNFSLNANYNISEKFHWRGTLTYAKGLDDNKNNLPFIRPLSYQTSWHYSYQKFGFQTSLNGDFKQDNYSPEYGEDGTPSYTNWNVSADYTFNIKNKKTVLQIGVENVLNEFYSTYADWGNIPRMGRNIFTSLKINF encoded by the coding sequence ATGAAAGCACCATTAATAGTATCACTTTTACTGATTACAATTGTAAATGCTCAAAATAAACCAGTTGCAAAAGATAGCTTAGGAGGCACTTTAGATGAAATTATTATTATTGCCGCTAAAAAAAAGAAAATAGAAACAGATATGAAAATGGCTATTTCTGTAGATGAATTTTTAGCAGCTTCCGAAAATATAAGTTTTATTAAACGTGGTGCTTATGCGTGGGAACCATTACTCAATAATATGAGTACAGAACGCTCTATCATGACTATTGACGGTATGCATATTTTTGGTGCTTGTACCGATAAAATGGATCCTATAACATCCTATGTTGAAAGTAATAATCTTTCAGAAATTGTTATAAAATCAGGCCAAGAAGGTAGTTTACACGGAGCAACTCTTGCAGGAAGTATTGACTTAAAAAGAAAAAGTACGGCTTTTGGACTTTCAAAAAAATGGAATGGTGCCTATCAAACAGGTTTTGAGTTTAATAACAGTCAAATTTTCAATCTGGGAAATCTGTCATATTCAAGTAGTAAATTTGTAGCAGATGGTAGTATATCATATCGAAAAGCTGAAAATTATTCTGACGGAAATAATAACAAAATAAACCATTCGCAGTACAATAAATTCAACACATCATTCGGAATTGCGTTTAAAACAAGCTATTTATCTTCTGTAAGAGTTGATGCTATTTTTGATAAAGCAACAGATGTTGGATATCCAGCACTTCCTATGGATTTATCCTTATCAAGAGCCCTTATAACATCAGCAGCTTATAAACAATTTTTTGAAAATGGACTTGTAAGGGTTTGGGACACTAAATTATATTTCAATGCGGTTGAACATTATATGGATGATACCACGCGCCCTGAAAACTTAGTACATATGGATATGCCAGGCTGGAGTACAACATACGGATTACTATCCAAAGTGAACTTGAAAAAAGAAAACTATGCTTCTGAAATACAGCTAAATATTTACGATAATTTATCTATTGCAGAAATGCGGATGTATCCTCAAGACAGAAGCGAACGTACTATGTTTGCTTACAGTTGGCCATGGGTTACTACTCGCTATGCTGGACTTTCAATAAGTAATAGCTGGGATATGTCTAAAATAAGTCAGTTAAACTTTGGAGGCACTGTAGGTTTAAATTACAATTATTCAAAATATGCTGAATTTAATTGGATTTTTCATCCAGGATCCCCTCAAGAAAAAACAAGATTTTTACCAAATCTGCATGCTAACTATCAATTAAAAACGAGGGGTTTCAATTTTTCTTTTGGTGGTGGCTATGGGCATAGAGCACCTTCTGTTTCTGAAGGTTACGGCTATTATATATACAATAGTTTTGACCGTTACGATTATGTTGGCAACCCCAATTTAAAAAATGAAATTTCTTATGAAACAAATGCCAGTGCGGGCTTTAAAAATAAAAAAGTAAACATTCAAGCCAAAGTAAATTATTTCTATATCCAAAATTACATTATTGGAAGAATATTAAGCGCTGGGAGCCCAATGAATTATCAATCTGTTGGTGTAAAGGGGTATACGTCATTGGATAGTGCTACATTGTTTAACTTTTCACTGAATGCAAATTATAATATTTCAGAAAAGTTTCACTGGAGAGGCACACTTACTTACGCTAAAGGGTTAGATGATAACAAAAATAATTTGCCATTTATCCGTCCTTTAAGTTATCAAACCTCATGGCATTATTCATATCAAAAATTTGGATTTCAAACATCACTAAATGGCGATTTTAAACAAGACAATTACAGCCCAGAATATGGTGAAGATGGAACACCTTCCTATACCAATTGGAATGTTTCTGCAGATTACACATTTAATATCAAAAATAAAAAAACTGTACTTCAAATTGGTGTAGAGAATGTACTTAATGAGTTCTACAGCACCTATGCAGACTGGGGAAACATTCCAAGAATGGGTCGTAATATTTTTACGTCTTTAAAAATAAATTTTTAA
- a CDS encoding MbnP family protein produces MKNLKKYLLLLITTLVIISCSNDDMPVANNVILEFNNTFNGTTIVLGNATSTSATVNTSVEGQIHHFEELKYVITNIRLIKADGIEIPYNVNNLDNGATVVNQSKAETLKYVLSNIPTDEYSTIKFGLGVKSDLNTLDQVSFPNFYATAGANDTQMHWEWGTGYRFTKIEGFYGVENNQLSFHSGSTVEGTEGDENTYVPGFDAYRDITLNLPTNAIVGNHAPTIKIEADFDALLSGKSNTIILEADNATPSIHTSVTMSKFVDNLGGNGTTDITGMFSITAVEN; encoded by the coding sequence ATGAAAAACTTAAAGAAATATCTTTTATTATTAATTACCACATTAGTAATTATATCCTGTAGTAATGATGACATGCCTGTTGCAAATAATGTAATATTAGAATTTAACAACACATTTAATGGCACTACGATTGTTCTTGGTAATGCAACATCTACTTCAGCTACAGTCAATACATCTGTAGAAGGACAAATACATCATTTTGAAGAATTAAAATATGTAATAACTAACATTCGTCTTATAAAAGCAGATGGAATTGAAATTCCTTATAATGTAAATAATTTGGATAATGGCGCAACCGTTGTTAACCAATCAAAAGCAGAAACATTAAAGTATGTTTTAAGTAACATTCCTACCGATGAATATAGTACTATAAAATTTGGATTAGGTGTAAAATCTGATTTAAACACATTAGACCAAGTAAGTTTTCCTAATTTTTATGCTACAGCAGGAGCAAATGATACCCAAATGCATTGGGAATGGGGTACAGGATATCGTTTTACAAAGATTGAAGGTTTTTATGGAGTTGAAAACAATCAATTATCTTTCCATTCTGGTAGTACAGTTGAAGGAACTGAAGGTGACGAAAACACGTACGTGCCAGGTTTTGATGCTTATAGAGATATTACATTAAACCTTCCTACGAATGCTATTGTAGGCAACCATGCTCCTACTATAAAAATTGAAGCTGATTTTGATGCTTTATTAAGCGGAAAAAGCAATACCATAATATTAGAAGCTGATAATGCAACACCAAGCATTCACACATCTGTAACAATGTCTAAGTTTGTGGATAACTTAGGTGGCAATGGTACTACTGATATTACTGGAATGTTCTCAATTACAGCAGTAGAAAACTAA